The Thermothelomyces thermophilus ATCC 42464 chromosome 6, complete sequence DNA segment CTCGCTTCCGCCCGCCTCCGACCGCTTCAACCCTGAGGATAGCATCGCGAAAGTCAAGCCAGCCTCGTCGACTGGCAAGGACTCAGAAAAGGCCAAGGACCAGGTGTCGCCGCTCGCGGCTCGCCTGTTCGGCATCTACACGTTCGTGGCGGGCATCATTCGCTTCTACGCCAGCTACCAGATCGAGAACCCGGCCATGTACCAGCTGGCGCTCTGGACCCACGTCATCGCTGCCCTCCACTTCACGAGTGAGATGTTCGTGTACAAGACCATGAGGTTCAGCGGGCCGCAGGCTTTCCCCTTCTTGGCGGCATATGGCGGCGCCACCTGGTTGATTTTGCAGTACAACCACTACGTGCGGTAGGCGGTTCTTTCGACGAGGGGAGGGATGACAAGAACGGTATGTTTCTGCCTCGGCCAAGTCCAGTGCACATCGGAATCCGAGTTGCCTAATGTTGATGCTCGGCGAAGGTGTCCAACAGCATGCAAACGCCTTCGCTAATTCAGCAGCTTGCGGTATAGGACACCTCCGCAACTCCTCAGGCGTGCAGCCGCCTGCTCGGGGGTAATATCTCGCTGCGGCTCGGCCATCAACTCGTATCCAACGAGGAATTTGCGGACGGTGGCAGACCGGAGGAGGGGCGGGTAGAAATGCATGTGGAACCAGCTTGTCTCGGCTTCCTCCTCAGTGCAGTCCAGCGGCGCTTGGTGGATGCCGGAACCTGGTCCTATTAGAAGCTGCAATCCTTCACCCCTGGGAACGAATTGATACTTACTGTACGGGAAACTCGTCTCGAACAGGTTATCATAGCGCCGCGTGACCTCCTGCACGGCCTCGGCGAATTGAAGCCGCTCGTCATCCGTGAGATCGACCAGTGCGCGTACGTGGCGCTTCGCGATGATGATGACCTCGAAAGGCCACACCGCCCACCAGGGGCAGACAACGAGAAAGCTCTCATTCTGCCAGACCACGCGCTCTTGTTTCTTCATCTCGAGCTTGACGTAGTCCGCGAGGAGGTGACGACCGTTGTCGGCCCTATACTTGGCCATCTGCACCAGCTCCTTTCCTGGCTCTTCGGGCATCGTGCTGGTCGTCCACACCTGGCAGTGTGGATGGGGGTTAGAGCAACCCATGGCGGCGCCCTTGTTTTCGAATATCTGCATGTAGCGCAGCTGGTTCTTGGGTGGGTCGACCTCGCCGTCGGGGTTGACTGGGATGGCGGAGAGGATCTCGTCCGCCCGGGCCTTGAGTGGGTGGGTAGCCGACAAGTGACTGCCATAGATGCGGGTCCAGGTTTGGATGACGGGCAATATTTCCGCGGCTGTCATATCAGCGAGGGTGATGTCGTGCCTAGGCGAGAACGTGAGCACGTAGCACCGGCCGGTGACGGGCTGAGCCTGCAGCAGGAGAGAAGCGATGTCATCCTTCTCTGTGTCTGGGTTGTAGTCCTGTTGTTGCTCCTTCACGGCGCTGTAGTCATTGATAAACGTGAAGGTGTTCTTGTAGTGAGGGTTTCTGTCACCCTGGGCACGCTGGTTGCCGGGACAAAGGTAACACTGCGATCGGTGTCAAATGGCGTACATTATTAGCCGTCATGATGAGAGCTCAGGCCACCATACCTTGGGGTCGTACTCGGGAAGGATGTTCTTCGATGGGGCTTCTTGTTGGCCTCTGTGGCTGTATAAGTATCAAGCGCATGACATCGGGCAGGGAATGTGCTCACTGCCATGGGCGCTTGGTGCGATGAGGCGAAACCAGGAGCCAAGACCCAGTCAATGGGTTGTATCGGCGATGCGAAATATCATCCAGAACCTGGTCAGGCATCTTTTGCCAAAGGAACACCAAAGATGATGCGAGGGGAAAAAGTTATCCCAAAAGAAGGCGATATGAAAAGTACCAAATGTTCGAGTCCGAACCTCGCACTTATACGTCCGGGGTCAGTTGGTTGATGGAAAGAGGCGGGGTTTTGTGGGCTTGCTCGGCATTGCCCCGGCGGAATTTCAGTGCTGGGTGGAGGAAGAGTTTTAAAGAGGAGCTCCAAATTGAATGTGTAAGCTGGGGACCTGTTCtcgttctttaatatctGCTCGGCCTCTGGCCCGACCAGCTGGTATGCCATGCACGGGAACACCGACATCATGTGGTTTCTCAGTTTCATCTGTCATCTGTAGGTAGCTTTGCGATGAGCGCGCAGACCTCGCGCATCTTCGACCATCACGTCTTTTGCCCCATCAGAGTAACAGCGGAACCAAGATCCATTCAAAGAACTCGCAAGTACCCAGATGGTTCAATTGGGGAGATACTGAACACCATCACCCAAAGCGCTCTTACTACCTTAAAACCCCATATTGAGGCCCTGCAGCGGGGGAGGCTTGGTGGGTTGAGGTGGTTCAATACCACGTATGGGAAAcgagggttagggttaacCAGCCGCCCTGTTCCGATAGGATGCAGGGCAAGATCCCCCGGCAAAACCTCGGACAGCTCCCCCGCATGTTCCTGGAATAGACACGAGGCACTGGCCAAGCTTATGAAGCGGGAACCTTGGAGTCGCGCGCCTATTCTGGAATTGACGGTCAACTGCATCTCTCAACAAGCCGAGGCACCGCAGATTCCATCGAATTCCTCGTTGTCCACTAACGAAATCATCACCATACGCGTCGCATAACCACAAGCACACCGTACTCACTCATCAACAGCCCTGTATGGGTCATTTTCGAGGATTTTCTCGCGTTGCATAAACCCCGTTGGCAAGCCGTCGGTTGCTTCTTGATCCTACCCCTGTCGGCGCAATCATCTCCCCACCGCGCCACGCGCGACCTCCAGGATGGGCGTGATTCGCAAGAAGATCGCAGCCAGGGGCGGTGAAGGAGGTGTGAAATATGTCTGCGATGTCTGTTCTGCGGATATCACTTCAACCGTAAGTACCTGGCACTCTTCAGCCTGCTATCCGATGATCAGCTACGGACTCAGCTGACCCATCAACCGATAGGTCCGGATCAGATGCGCTCATAGCGCCTGCAACGACTACGACCTCTGCGTACAATGCTTCTCCAAAGGGGCCTCGAGCAACGCACATCAACCTGCAACACATCCGTACCGAGTCATTGAGCAGAACTCGTTCCCGATCTTCGACAGAGAATGGGGTGCGGACGAGGAACTCTTGCTcctcgagggcgccgagaTTTACGGCCTGGGATCGTGGGCAGACATCGCAGACCACATCGGCGGGTATCGGGACAAGGACGAAGTACGGGATCACTATCTCAAAGTCTACATTGAGTCGTCGCGCTTTCCCCTTCCGGAGCGATGCAGTCCATACGATATGGAACTAGCGAACGAGATATCCAGGGAGGAGTTCCAGGCCCGCAAGAAGCGCAGGATTGAGGAACGGAGAGAAGCTGCCAAGAACGCACCCGCTCTGCAGCCCAAGACCAAGCCGACAGCCAGTGTGCCAGCTTGTCACGAGATTCAAGGCTACATGCCTGGCCGTTTGGAGTTTGAGACGGAGTACGCCAACGAAGCAGAGGAGGCAGTACAGCTCATGCAATTTGATCCCGGAGACGGCATCAACCCGCGCACGGGCGAGCTGGAGCCTGAGATGGAGCTCAAGCTTACGGTGATGGATATCTACAACTGCCGGCTAACGCAGCGAGCCGAACGAAAGAAGGTGATTTTCGAACATAACCTGCTCGAGTATCGGGAGAACACCAAGATGGAGAAGAAGCGATCCAAAGAAGAACGGGATCTGCTCAACAAGGCGAAACCTTTTGCGCGCATGATGAACCGAACCGATTTCGAGCAGTTTTGTCAAGGGCTTGTGGATGAGCTCAATCTTCGGCAGGCAATTGCGCAACTGCAGGAATGGCGCAGTCTCAAGATTGGCGACCTCCGGAGCGGAGAAAAGTACGAGCAAGAGAAGGCGTTGCGGATTCAGAAGTCGATTCCACTGGGGTCTATGGACCGCGAGAGACTCGCAACCAATCAACGCAACAAGCAGCAGCCACCGCCAGAACCGCCGAGCGGCGCGGCACTCCTAGTTGCACCCGAGTTGCCTTTCCGCTCGACGACGACAAATGGGGCATCGACTGGCGAAGGGGCGAATGGTGTCAAAACCGAAAGCAATGGCAATGTTAACGGCGGAAGTGTGGTGGTCGCCAACGGCGCCCCCCCTACAAGGCAGAAATACGTGCCGCAGCCGATTCCGGGAGTCCAGCCCCTTCAGCTCACCCAGGACAATGCACCGGATCTCCATCTCCTGACTCCGGAGGAGGTGAAGCTGTGCGAAACCCTTCGACTCCAGCCCAAGCCTTACTTAATGATCAAGGAGCAGATCCTTAAAGAAGCTCTCAAGGGCAATGGGAGTCTCAAGAAGAAGCAAGCCAAGGAAATCTGCCGTCTGGACTCTCAGAAAGGTGGAAGGATTTTTGATTTCATGGTGAATGCTGGCTGGGTGGTCAAGGCCTGAGTTAGGAATGATGGGAACTGCTTGCGATGGCCGGTGTCAGGCTTAGCAAAAGCCATTTTTGTTTTGGCGTCTGGTGTTAAAGAACGGAATACCATTAGGGAACAGGAGCGACTTCAATGACTCATGGTTTGATAGCTTAAAATGGCGATTTTAGACATATCTGCTTTCGTTTGTCGTTAGGCCACCACTGTGACTACCCAGGTTTGCCGTGTTTACGTGCTCAGGGGCCAAGTCAACAAGACGGCCCAGCAACGCATGGACGGGGATAACAACGCACGTCAAAAAGCGCCCCCAAGTTCGCTCAGCACATGCCGGTGGTCGTGCTTATTGGTCATCTGCGTGTAAGTGGCAGCAGCCTTTTTCCCCCGGAGTATTTAAGCACCCCCTCGCATTCTTCTTCGAATTAATTAATAGTTCGGTTCTTCTCCTTTTCGCTCCGAGACGTTTGGGTTTGAAGCAAGAGCTGTTCCCTTCTGTAATTTCGCTCGCCGGCTCCTTTCTCCATCATTTACCTTGCGGCTCGCCGTGCCTGCTTTCTTCGTCCACAATGCCGGACAATACCGTCTATCTCATCACGGGTGCAAATAGGGGTGAGTGCGAGTTCCCTTCAAACATCCACTTACGTGGTTTTTTGAGAACCGTCTGCGTCTTTCGAATACGCAAACCTGATCTCACAAATTCTTTCCGCTTTTTCTGTCATAATATATTTCCGATTCTTTGCTTTTGATTCACTCTCCCTTTTGTTTTATTTTTTCCCATCTTGATAGCTCCGTCTATTTGCTTACCTCTACTCCCTGCTTTCCGGCCAATCCGCTGTTTGATTGACCGCTCCTGTTGTCATCCTCTGTTTCCCTCCCACTTTGCCGCACAGCTAGCTACAACCAGAAAACATGTTCATCTAATTAACTGCTCGCCCCGGCAATCTTGCTTATATGTCCTTTATTCCAATAGGCATCGGCCTTGCCGTGACGACTCTGCTCCTGAGCCGCCCCCACACGACCGTCATCGCCACCTCGCGCAACCCGTCCGCCTCGCTCGACCCGGCCTCCTTCCCCGAGGGCAAGATCCACCCGACCAGCCGGCTGATCCCCGTGCTcctggacgacggcgacgacccGGCGCGGGCCGCCGACCCGGCGCGGGCGTCGCGCACGCTCGCGGCCCGGCTGCGCGACGAGCACGGCGTGACGGCGCTGGACGTGGTGATTGCCAACGCGGGCGGGTCGACGTGCGCGGGCAACGTGCTCACCACGGACCCGGACGTGATGGGGCGCGACTTCCGTGTGAACGCGGCCGGCACGGCGCGGCTGTTCCAGGCCGTCTGGCCGCTGCTGGAATCCGGAGAAGAGACAAAggagaacaagaagaaggacgaggaagaggaggagggggggaaaggggaggAAGGTGGTCCGGCGGGgtgggagaagaagaagtttATCTACATCTCGAGTACGCTGGGGAGCATCGGGATCCTGGAAAGGGAGAGCATGCCGGGAATTGCCTACGGGATGAgcaaggcggcggcgaatTGGTTCGTGCGCAAGGTCAGCGTGGAGCTGAAGGGGAAGCTGGTGGCTGGGGTCTTACATCCAGGGTGAGTGGTGCCACTGTCGGCTTTCCCTTTTGATTTTTTAttcttttttccttttttttccttttttttcccctctcGTTCCGTCCTTCCTTCCCCTCCTCCTTTCCTTCGCCCCTCAGAGCAAAATAAGGATTACTAATGTGGGTTACCTGCCACGTAATTATGTACCGTGTGTAGATGGGTGCAAACGGCATTGGGACAGATCCTGGCGGATGCGGTTGGGCGCAAGGAGCCGCCGATGACGGTGGAGCAGAGCGCCAAGTGTGTTGTTGAACAGGTACGGACGGTTTATCCCTTTTCCCTGCTTCGGCGAACATGGTTTGGCTGACATGAGGCCTCCCATCTGCATTCCGTAGATTGACAACTGGACCCCTGACAAATCGGGTCAGTTCCTGTCGTATGACGGGAAACCGCTGCCGTGGTAGGCGACGGTTAGTTGAACCCTTGCAAGCCGGGTCCTTGACCCTGGGTAAGATAGATGGAGGAGAGTGCTCGGGAAGCAAGCCAGCGTCAGTTGGTGCTATTTACGATATGGTAGAAATGCTTATGAATTCATATTTCCCGAATAATTAGCAGAATTGATGAAGAGCTTCCATCGTGCGCCATCCGATGACTAAAAAAACGTGACCACTTTTTATTACTTCTTTCAAAGAATCCGGCATGCAGAAGAAAATACTTCCTGAGGCTAGCATAAAAATAGTATTAATCTTAATTGGTTGACTTAGGAGATGACAACTAGACTCTCCCCCCTTCAAATGTCTTGATTTATTATAAAATTGATATTTTAAAATTGTCTCGAACTTCGAAGAAACTCCTCTAGTATAGGTTAGTATTGAAGTTATAAGCTACCGCTATTAATTAACGTAATTCTTTTAGAATCCTGAAATTGTCATATTATTAACGGTTTTGTTTTGAAGTCAAGTTGACCTGGTAAAGGTTGTTAATATCTAAGAGTTTTTCAGCCCCCTAAGTGGCGTGCTAGGGTAGATTCCGCGGATTAATGTGCACTTAAAGATGGTTGAATAACGGCATGACTTAATTGCCCGTTTGTTCGGCGGATGACTCTGATGGCCCTCCTCATCTAGCTATCACGGAGTACACAAGGTAGGCAGTGGGATGAAGATACCAGCCGCTACCATTCCCAAACTCGCTGAAGGAATCGGATGAGTTCTCGAGCTATTATCAGCCATATGGATCACATtcgccccccttcccccggACCCTCATAAGGTCGCTCACAGAAAAGCAAGCAACACGATCTGGTCGTGGCCGAGCCTTGTGCTTGACCAGGGCCGCGACGAGAGCCCGGCCGAGCACTTTGTACTGTACAAGCAACGCGTCCAGAACCAAACACTCTCCCCTGGCGCCACTTTCGAGATTCACTTCTGTGGCTGATGATAACATCGGGGCTTCAGTTGAGCCACAACCAGATATCAAGCAatcagtactccgtacagagtatgtactgtacttcgtaatagtataatgatGTGCACACTGTTTTCCCCAGGGTGCGTGGCTAAGCGGACTTCAGAAGGAGGCTCTTCGAGTCTATCGCTCTGCTAACTTGAGAAGAACCGAGCTTCGAAGCTGCCACGAATATTGTCAGGAATCTGTATCAAGGTTTCTCTTGTGGGAGTGGGCAGATATGCGGGGCATCCACGTTGGCTCTAACTCGCAAGCGTTTCTCGATGTTTGTGGAAAGCGCAACCCCCGCTCTCAGGCAGCTCATGAAGCACAGACCGCGACAGCTGACGACGAGAAATTCCTTCTCGGCCCAACGCACGTGGAGCCTCCGCGGCCCTGATCTGTGCTCGAGAGCGCTTACGGTGCAGTTACGGGCATGAGTTTGCATGGAATGTCTGAGTGCTGAGGGTCCAGTGGCGTTTATTGCGAAGATCCGGGACAGGAGCTGTCCCGGTTGTCGTTTCAAGGCGGCGATGATGATCCACTCCCACGCAACAAGGGTCTCGACATCCCTGCCTCGCCGGCAGCCCGTTACTGGGCCAGAAAGCTCGAGGCGCTAAGGGCCCCTCTTGGGGGGCACCCCACTCACGCACTCACGGGCCTGGCTCGAGCAATGATGGCCACTGGTGGCCTTTCGAGAGACTGAGATGGTGTCGCACTCGCCAGTTTCCAGGTTTTCCATCAAAGAACagtaccttttttttttctttaccCGTGCCATACCCACATTCAACTTCTTCCAGAGGTTTGGCTGTTTCTGTGAGTGAAAGCTTAGCACGACGATTCCTGCGAGCCCAGGCACTGAGTTTTGTGCGAAATTACTAGCTTTCTTTGGACCTTAGTTTGGTTATCGCTTTGGGCCCGCCATTTGTTTTGGCGGGGCTCTTTTTCATTATTCCCTAGCAACCAGAGAGACCCGGGgaccgaagaagaagaacaacGGGGCATCTTTAAGATCGGTTTCGATAGACATTGCGTACATTACGGAGCGCAACCGCCCGGGACGACCGACTTCTCGACTCGAATGCAGTTGTCGCCAACGACGGCCCCTGAATTGACGCCGTGCCTTGCGACGGCTGCTCCGACCAGCGCCAAGATCAACGCCCTTCTGGGCCGCCGATCATCCTGATCCCCCCAGGGTCGAATGTCTCGGGCCGAGTCTTGGCTCCTCCGTCGCAACAGCTGCCCGCACCTCGCAGAGGAACCTACACCATTCCGTGCATAGTCGAGTTCGAGCAGACTCTCTCCGTTGTGGTATCGCGATCTCTGAGCTGGCTCATCCTTTTCCTTCTGCAGGACATCCCATCAACATCATCCCTTCAGCGGCACCTCGACCGACGCCTTTGGCCCATGCCGTCTCACACACACGTTTACAGCGAAAACGACCTCTTCGCAAAGCATCTTGCGAGCCATCGTAGCTCCCTTCGCTGCACCCGGTCTTCCTAGTCCAGCGCGCAACCCCAGACCGTTGGTGCAGTGACGCCCCCAGCCGCTCTTCGGCTCCCTGGGCCCCGCCATGGAGAGCGCAGCGCAAGCCCTCAGCCATGTCCACGACCTGTACGTCCGCTCCGGCGGCATTGCCCCTTCGGGCACACAGAGGCCGCCGGCGTTCAAGGCGATCGGCATAGGGTTGGCGGTGGGATCGGGAGCCTTCATTGGGACCTCGTTCGTGCTCAAGAAGGTCGGGCTGCTGAAGGCCAACGAGAAGTACAACGAAGTCGCCGGCGAAGGGTACGGATACCTCAAGAACTTCTACTGGTGGGCCGGCATGATCCTCATGATCCTGGGCGAGGGCCTCAACTTTGCCGCCTACGCTTTTACGGATGCCATCCTGGTCACGCCGCTGGGGGCGCTTTCGGTCGTCATTACCACCATTCTCTCGGCCATCTTCTTGAAGGAGCGCCTGAGCCTGGTCGGTAAAGTCGCTTGCTTCCTGTGCATCGTCGGCTCCGTGGTCATCGTCATGAACGCGCCCGAGTCGTCGTCGGTCAGCAACATTCAGGAGATGCAGGGTTTTGTCATTCACCCGGCATTCCTGACATACGCTGGCGTCATCATTGTGGGCTCCGCGATCGCCGCCTTCTGGCTCGGCCCAAAGTATGGGAGCAAGAACATGCTGGTATACATCTCCATCTGCAGCTGGATCGGCGGCCTTAGCGTCGTTGCGACCCAGGGACTGGGCGCGGCCATCGTTGCGCAGGCGAGCGGTACGCCGCAGTTTAATCAGTGGTTTCTCTACGTCCTGCTGGTTTTCGTCATCGGGACGCTCCTGACCGAGATCATCTTTCTGAATGTGAGAACTGTCCAGTCTTCCGTGTTCCGTCGCGTGGCCGTGTTTTGCTGACCGGGGCGCAGAAAGCGCTCAACATCTTCAACGCCGCCCTGGTTACGCCCACATACTACGTTTACTTCACGACTACAACCATCATCAGCTCGGCCGTCCTGTTTCGAGGTTTCAAGGGGACTCCGACCTCCATCGTCACGATGGTCAACGGGTTCTTGACCATCTGCGCCGGTGTTGTCCTGCTTCAGCTGTCCAAATCCGCCAAGGACGTCCCCGACGCTGCCGTATTTTCTGGAGACTTGGACCAGATCCACACCATCGCCGAGCAGGAACAGCCGGAAACGGAGCCCAAGGCGGATGCCATCAGGGGCACGGCCGCCATCGTCAGGAGGTTGTCTTCTGCCAGACAGAAGATGGAGCTTGACGAACTCAAGCGGATGCACGAAGAGAAGCTCCAGGAGAGCCTCGCACCCGTGACCGAGAACGGCGCGCCTCAGTACGAGTGGGACGGGATCAGGCGCCGGCGGACCACGACCTTCAGCACCCACAGATCCAGAACAGGCACTCCAGGGTCCACCCACCTCGCGCCGCCGACACCACACCCGCCCCTAGGCTGGTCGCACTTCCCgacggaggaggagctggccGAAGCAAACAGGCCCATCTCCCCGGCCCTGTCCAGCATCGTCGGCACCATCCGCACGAGAGCACGCAGCGTCCTCCTCCCCGGCCATCCCGACTTCCGTCCCAAAACCCCCGACGCCAACAAGGTACAGAGCCCGATGCACCCCGTCCAGCTTAcctccgtcgccgtcgccggctcCAAACCCGCCACGTCGACCGACGACTACGACACCCCGCCAGGCACCGCCAGCTCCTCGGCCCGCCGCATCCAGTTCGGCGGCCTTCCTACCCGCAACATCTCGGACGCCAGCAAAGAGGAGGACGCCTCCTCCGTCCCACCAACCCCGCCCCCGCACGCCACCGCGCGCCGCCAGTTCTCCTTCCAGAGTATGTTCAGACGCCACCAGCACGACAGCCGaaccaccagcagcagggACGGCGCACCGGCCGATCGCCACCGTCCGGGCTCATCCCGCCCGACCTCCTCCCGCCACGGCATCTCCTCGCGGGGGTATTCTAGTCCGCATGTCCACGGCGCGACCGAGGAGGAGACCCTGGGGCTGGTCCAAGGAGATTCCAACGCCTCGGGCACCGACGAGCTGTCGGTTCCCGCTTTGCGGAGATACGCTGGTGATGACGACGATGGTGATGACAAC contains these protein-coding regions:
- a CDS encoding uncharacterized protein (Zinc finger present in ADA2a putative transcriptional adaptor, and related proteins. The ZZ motif coordinates two zinc ions and most likely participates in ligand binding or molecular scaffolding. pfam04433, SWIRM, SWIRM domain is a small alpha-helical domain of about 85 amino acid residues found in chromosomal proteins) translates to MGVIRKKIAARGGEGGVKYVCDVCSADITSTVRIRCAHSACNDYDLCVQCFSKGASSNAHQPATHPYRVIEQNSFPIFDREWGADEELLLLEGAEIYGLGSWADIADHIGGYRDKDEVRDHYLKVYIESSRFPLPERCSPYDMELANEISREEFQARKKRRIEERREAAKNAPALQPKTKPTASVPACHEIQGYMPGRLEFETEYANEAEEAVQLMQFDPGDGINPRTGELEPEMELKLTVMDIYNCRLTQRAERKKVIFEHNLLEYRENTKMEKKRSKEERDLLNKAKPFARMMNRTDFEQFCQGLVDELNLRQAIAQLQEWRSLKIGDLRSGEKYEQEKALRIQKSIPLGSMDRERLATNQRNKQQPPPEPPSGAALLVAPELPFRSTTTNGASTGEGANGVKTESNGNVNGGSVVVANGAPPTRQKYVPQPIPGVQPLQLTQDNAPDLHLLTPEEVKLCETLRLQPKPYLMIKEQILKEALKGNGSLKKKQAKEICRLDSQKGGRIFDFMVNAGWVVKA